The Glycine soja cultivar W05 chromosome 3, ASM419377v2, whole genome shotgun sequence genome window below encodes:
- the LOC114406709 gene encoding heat stress transcription factor B-3-like gives MEGTSEKGLWECGRKCTPPPFLLKTYMLVDDPATDDVVSWNSEGTAFVVWQPAEFARDLLPTLFKHSNFSSFVRQLNTYGFRKIATSRWEFFNDRFKKGERELLHEIRRRKAWTSKQQPKAPNQATLQDSDEDQRSSSISSSSGYTTLVDENKRLKKENGVLNSELTSMKRKCKELLDLVAKYSSHAKEEKEDERPMLFGVRLDVQGEREMKRHRAEMSESASIMLSQSCK, from the exons atggaaGGAACAAGTGAAAAGGGGTTGTGGGAATGTGGAAGGAAGTGCACTCCACCACCGTTTTTGTTGAAGACTTATATGCTCGTGGACGATCCGGCCACGGACGACGTCGTTTCATGGAATTCCGAAGGGACGGCGTTCGTGGTGTGGCAGCCAGCGGAGTTTGCTCGTGATCTCCTCCCAACACTCTTCAAACACAGCAACTTCTCTAGCTTTGTGCGCCAGCTCAATACTTAT GGCTTTCGTAAAATTGCAACAAGCAGATGGGAGTTTTTCAATGACAGGTTCAAGAAAGGTGAAAGAGAACTTCTACATGAGATTCGGCGAAGAAAAGCTTGGACCAGCAAGCAACAACCAAAGGCACCAAACCAAGCAACACTCCAAGACTCTGATGAAGATCAAAGGTCCTCATCAATCTCATCATCTTCTGGTTACACTACCCTTGTGGATGAAAACAAGCGACTCAAGAAGGAGAATGGGGTGTTGAACTCTGAGCTCACAAGTATGAAAAGGAAGTGCAAGGAACTTCTTGATTTGGTTGCCAAATATTCATCACATGCAAAAGAGGAGAAAGAGGATGAAAGGCCAATGCTGTTTGGAGTGAGATTAGATGTTCAAGGAGAGAGGGAGATGAAGAGGCATAGAGCTGAGATGAGTGAAAGCGCAAGCATTATGTTGTCTCAGTCATGCAAATAG